The genomic DNA GTCGAGCTCTTCAGCCAGGATTACGGCCGTATCGGCGTGATGGCGCGGGGTGGCCGGAGCGGCAAGCGCTGGCGCGGTCTGCTTGAGCCCTTCACCCCGTTGCTGGCCAGCTGGCAGGGCCGGGGTGAGCTTCGGACCCTCTCCGGGGCGGAGCCCGGGGCCGGGCGGCCCCTGCTTACCGGTGCGGCGTTGGCCAGCGGCTTCTATCTCAACGAACTGCTCATGCGCCTGCTACGTCGGGACGACCCCCATCCTGAACTCTATCCGGTATATGGCGAGGCGCTGTCCGGCCTCCCGGATGAGGCAGTGCTGCGCCGGTTCGAGTGCGCGCTGCTGGGTGCGCTCGGTTACGGACTGATGCTCGATGAGGATCTTGAAGGCGGCCCTGTGCAAGCCGGGGGGGTCTATCGGTATCATCTGGAGCATGGCCCGGAACGCCTGGTCGATTCCGAAGTGCACAATGACGGCGACGGGTTGCGGATCCGGGGCGAGACGCTACTGGCCCTGGCCGGCCGGATGCCATTGGCCGGGGAGACGGTGCTCCGGGAAGCGCGACGCCTGATGCGCGCCGCGCTGGCCCTGTA from Alkalispirillum mobile includes the following:
- the recO gene encoding DNA repair protein RecO, producing the protein MSGSRVQLQPAWVLHRRPWSENSLIVELFSQDYGRIGVMARGGRSGKRWRGLLEPFTPLLASWQGRGELRTLSGAEPGAGRPLLTGAALASGFYLNELLMRLLRRDDPHPELYPVYGEALSGLPDEAVLRRFECALLGALGYGLMLDEDLEGGPVQAGGVYRYHLEHGPERLVDSEVHNDGDGLRIRGETLLALAGRMPLAGETVLREARRLMRAALALYLGERPLQSRVLYRQLAGKPRRAAPGPTTDH